A region of Paenibacillus sp. JNUCC-31 DNA encodes the following proteins:
- the gndA gene encoding NADP-dependent phosphogluconate dehydrogenase: MSKQQIGVIGLAVMGKNLALNIESKGFSVSVFNRSPEKTNDLLKEAEGKNLTGAFTIEEFVSSLESPRKILIMVQAGKATDATIEQLLPHLDEGDIIIDGGNAYFPDTQRRSKDLEAKGFRFIGAGVSGGEVGALKGPAIMPGGQESAYELVEPILTAISAKVGDDACSTYIGPDGAGHYVKMVHNGIEYGDMQLIGEAYHLLKSVLNVSVEELHAIFSEWNQGELDSYLIEITADIFSKYDPETGKPMVDVILDAAGQKGTGKWTSQSALDLGVPLSMITESVFSRFLSAMKDERVAASKILNGPATEAFSGDKKAFIENVRKALFASKIVSYAQGFAQMRAASDEYGWDLKYGNIAMIFRGGCIIRSQFLQNIKEAYDKDAELKNLLLDPYFQNIVESYQGAWREVVAAAVTQGIPVPGFSSALSYYDSYRTERLPANLLQAQRDYFGAHTFKRVDKEGSFHFQWMDTNE; encoded by the coding sequence ATGAGTAAACAACAGATCGGTGTCATCGGACTTGCAGTAATGGGTAAGAACCTTGCCCTTAATATTGAAAGCAAAGGATTCTCGGTATCGGTATTTAACCGTTCCCCGGAGAAAACGAACGATCTTCTGAAAGAAGCCGAAGGCAAGAACCTGACAGGCGCATTCACAATTGAAGAGTTTGTATCCTCCCTGGAATCTCCGCGCAAAATCCTGATCATGGTTCAAGCGGGTAAAGCAACGGACGCTACCATTGAACAACTGCTGCCACATTTGGACGAAGGCGACATCATCATTGATGGAGGGAACGCATACTTCCCTGACACCCAACGCCGCAGCAAAGATCTGGAAGCTAAAGGTTTCCGCTTCATCGGTGCGGGTGTATCCGGTGGTGAAGTAGGCGCGTTGAAAGGCCCGGCAATCATGCCAGGTGGACAAGAAAGTGCGTACGAGCTCGTTGAACCGATTCTGACAGCCATTTCGGCCAAAGTCGGCGACGATGCTTGCAGCACCTATATCGGACCAGACGGTGCCGGACACTATGTGAAAATGGTGCACAACGGTATTGAATACGGAGATATGCAGCTGATTGGTGAAGCTTACCACTTGCTCAAATCCGTGTTGAATGTGTCCGTTGAAGAATTGCATGCAATCTTCTCTGAATGGAACCAAGGCGAGCTGGATAGCTACCTGATTGAAATCACAGCAGACATCTTCTCCAAATACGATCCGGAAACCGGCAAACCAATGGTTGATGTCATTCTGGATGCAGCTGGACAAAAAGGAACAGGCAAATGGACAAGCCAAAGCGCGCTTGATCTCGGCGTACCTTTGTCCATGATTACGGAATCCGTATTCTCCCGCTTCCTGTCTGCGATGAAAGACGAGCGCGTGGCAGCGAGCAAAATCCTGAATGGACCTGCGACTGAAGCATTCTCCGGTGACAAAAAAGCATTCATCGAGAATGTGCGCAAAGCGCTGTTCGCAAGTAAAATCGTATCCTATGCACAAGGATTCGCACAAATGCGTGCAGCTTCCGATGAATACGGCTGGGATCTGAAATACGGCAACATCGCCATGATCTTCCGCGGTGGTTGCATCATCCGTTCCCAGTTCCTGCAAAATATCAAAGAAGCGTATGACAAGGATGCAGAACTGAAAAACCTGCTTCTGGACCCATACTTCCAAAACATTGTTGAATCCTACCAAGGTGCATGGCGTGAAGTCGTTGCAGCTGCGGTTACTCAAGGCATTCCGGTTCCTGGATTCTCCAGCGCGTTGTCTTACTATGACAGCTACCGCACTGAGCGTTTGCCTGCGAACCTGTTGCAAGCACAACGTGACTACTTTGGTGCTCATACATTCAAACGTGTGGACAAAGAAGGTTCATTCCACTTCCAATGGATGGATACCAACGAGTAA
- the fsa gene encoding fructose-6-phosphate aldolase, translating to MKFFIDTANLVDIKKAYKIGVLSGVTTNPSLVAKEGVKFEDRIEEILREVPEVESVSAEVTPDAITAEEMIAQADELIKINNNDKNITIKLPMTLAGLEACRYLTKKGVKTNVTLIFTVNQALLAARAGATYVSPFLGRLDDISEDGVQLVAKVAELFRTHNLDAQIIAASVRHPDHVTRVAMAGAHIATVPFSVIEQISKHPLTDQGMDKFAADWKKTVQ from the coding sequence ATGAAATTTTTCATCGATACAGCAAACTTGGTAGACATCAAAAAAGCATACAAAATCGGCGTCCTGTCTGGTGTAACAACAAACCCGTCACTGGTAGCCAAAGAAGGCGTGAAATTCGAAGATCGCATTGAAGAAATTTTGCGTGAGGTTCCTGAAGTTGAATCCGTATCTGCGGAAGTAACACCAGATGCGATTACAGCTGAAGAGATGATTGCTCAAGCAGACGAACTAATCAAAATCAATAACAACGACAAAAACATCACAATCAAGCTGCCAATGACGCTCGCAGGACTTGAAGCTTGCCGTTATCTGACCAAAAAAGGCGTAAAAACCAACGTAACGTTGATCTTCACCGTGAATCAGGCACTTCTGGCTGCACGCGCTGGCGCTACTTATGTATCTCCATTCCTTGGACGTCTTGACGATATTTCTGAAGATGGTGTTCAATTGGTTGCCAAAGTAGCTGAATTGTTCCGCACACATAACCTGGATGCACAGATTATTGCGGCTTCCGTAAGACATCCGGACCACGTTACACGTGTAGCGATGGCTGGAGCACATATTGCTACCGTTCCATTCTCCGTTATTGAACAAATTTCCAAGCACCCACTGACAGACCAAGGTATGGACAAATTCGCAGCGGACTGGAAAAAAACAGTTCAATAA
- a CDS encoding LysR family transcriptional regulator produces MTTNYELYKVFYWAAKTGSLTQAAKALYITQPSVSHAIKQLEESFGLTLFYRNSKGVALTQEGVSLYSYIEQSQILISLAEEKMAALKSLDNGELRIGGSDSLFKHYMLSYLEEFHVLYPNIKLHLSHGTTPEVITFLKEGKIDLGVVRMPIVDPQLEVKESIQLKDCFVAGERYAQLKDKVMTLEMLLEHQLILFSRNSRVRMAITELFNSYGYTLKPEIEVGSVDLLIEFARRGLGISYVTREFISKELEEGSLFEIQLDVPLPPSHVGIMTKRNMPISLAANRFMDLIFKTE; encoded by the coding sequence ATGACAACAAATTATGAATTGTATAAGGTATTCTATTGGGCTGCCAAAACGGGCAGTTTGACCCAAGCCGCCAAAGCGTTGTATATCACTCAACCAAGCGTCAGCCATGCGATTAAACAGTTGGAGGAAAGCTTTGGCCTTACGTTGTTTTATCGGAATTCCAAGGGAGTTGCGCTAACTCAGGAAGGTGTCAGTCTGTATTCCTATATTGAACAATCCCAGATTCTGATCTCGCTGGCGGAGGAGAAAATGGCCGCTCTGAAGAGTTTGGACAACGGAGAACTCAGAATCGGGGGCAGTGATTCGCTGTTTAAGCATTACATGCTGTCCTATCTGGAAGAATTTCATGTGCTCTATCCTAACATCAAGCTGCATCTCAGTCACGGAACAACCCCGGAAGTCATTACGTTCCTGAAAGAAGGCAAAATTGATCTGGGTGTTGTACGGATGCCCATTGTTGATCCCCAGCTGGAAGTCAAGGAAAGTATCCAGCTCAAAGACTGCTTCGTCGCAGGTGAACGCTATGCTCAACTGAAGGATAAAGTCATGACACTGGAGATGCTGCTGGAGCATCAACTGATTCTTTTCTCCAGAAACAGCCGTGTTCGGATGGCGATTACGGAGCTGTTCAACAGCTATGGCTATACACTCAAACCCGAGATTGAGGTCGGAAGTGTAGATTTGTTAATTGAGTTTGCAAGACGGGGATTGGGCATTTCTTACGTAACCCGTGAATTTATTTCCAAAGAGCTGGAAGAAGGTTCACTCTTCGAAATCCAATTGGATGTCCCCCTCCCTCCTTCCCATGTGGGCATCATGACAAAGCGAAATATGCCGATCTCCTTGGCAGCCAACCGATTTATGGATCTCATTTTCAAAACGGAGTAA
- a CDS encoding ankyrin repeat domain-containing protein yields MFKIGNQGTFETLPDHAMAIYKGDTAAVEKFITEGMDLEQEISLSKYIALTPLDLALITNQQEVVKRLVEHGVNLNVKDKPSILKAVRYGGEEIIRYLHQKGAKLNGLNKVKSSAYDEAYYGNKKNITVLNDLGLDIRKYGGKTIRKAVSDHDMKMVQYLLDEGVDINYNEPDMVYPYKATPLTVAARSNNMKMVQFLVEQGSDVTLQEKDGERAYTIAISQKNEEMAEYLKAHEPQKFHDLSNKLHALKSYRLPDALIHFLNEGPHRIDLPDNPSGVGYIEFFQLVDTVEMKMGRQKLLRISSDVDQYSHLLIVWNPSKKMIGYADIEHQEHGTICSFENFLDGPEVHLESLLN; encoded by the coding sequence TTGTTCAAAATCGGAAATCAAGGTACGTTTGAAACGTTGCCCGATCACGCTATGGCGATTTACAAGGGAGATACTGCTGCGGTAGAAAAATTTATCACAGAGGGCATGGATCTCGAACAAGAGATTTCGCTCAGCAAGTACATAGCTTTGACACCCCTGGACCTTGCTCTTATCACTAATCAGCAGGAAGTGGTCAAGCGGTTGGTAGAGCATGGAGTGAACCTGAATGTGAAGGATAAGCCATCAATCCTCAAGGCGGTCCGATATGGTGGAGAAGAGATTATCCGATATTTGCATCAGAAGGGCGCCAAATTGAACGGTTTAAACAAGGTCAAGTCCAGTGCATACGATGAAGCGTATTATGGTAACAAAAAGAACATCACAGTGCTGAATGACCTCGGACTGGATATTCGAAAATATGGCGGCAAAACGATACGTAAAGCTGTTTCGGATCACGACATGAAGATGGTCCAGTATTTGCTGGACGAGGGCGTGGACATCAATTACAACGAGCCCGATATGGTATATCCCTATAAGGCTACCCCGCTTACGGTAGCTGCTCGCAGCAACAATATGAAGATGGTCCAATTTCTGGTGGAACAGGGGTCCGATGTAACCCTTCAGGAGAAGGATGGGGAACGGGCATATACGATTGCCATCAGTCAAAAGAATGAAGAAATGGCAGAATATCTGAAGGCTCATGAGCCACAAAAATTTCACGATCTGAGCAACAAATTGCATGCGCTCAAATCGTATAGGCTGCCTGATGCATTGATACATTTTCTGAACGAAGGCCCGCACAGAATTGACTTGCCGGACAATCCGTCTGGCGTGGGGTACATCGAATTCTTCCAACTGGTTGATACGGTAGAAATGAAGATGGGCAGACAGAAACTGCTGCGCATATCCTCTGACGTGGATCAGTACTCCCATCTCCTGATCGTCTGGAATCCGAGTAAAAAAATGATTGGTTATGCTGACATTGAACATCAGGAGCATGGAACGATATGTTCTTTTGAAAACTTCCTGGACGGACCTGAAGTACATTTGGAAAGTCTCCTGAATTAA
- a CDS encoding helix-turn-helix transcriptional regulator: protein MSRGVSRNKRLGEFLKSRRSLIQPEQVGLSGSYGQRRTPGLRREEVAVLAGVSATYYTWLEQGRELAASREVMVSIANALQLTLEEKDHLFHLWDPNAEHEFLASYSQLEPGWESIIGQLTYPSFITNERSEVLAWNEAANTNLFNFSSMHVHDRLMMRILFLDTTLRERMHNWEEFARHSVAVFRTYYDKYQVDPQFTKIVKQLSEESVDFQTIWNLHQVGLKQVNRVQLETTDRTDGIVYTYDIFSMNNLNSQSGIHCCIYVPVAV from the coding sequence ATGAGTAGAGGAGTAAGCCGTAACAAAAGACTGGGTGAATTTTTGAAATCACGGAGAAGTCTCATTCAGCCAGAACAAGTCGGATTATCAGGATCTTATGGACAACGAAGAACACCAGGTTTAAGGCGAGAAGAAGTGGCGGTATTGGCAGGTGTCAGTGCAACGTATTACACGTGGCTTGAACAGGGCAGGGAATTGGCGGCTTCGAGAGAAGTGATGGTGAGTATAGCGAATGCACTCCAGTTAACACTGGAAGAGAAGGATCATCTGTTTCATCTATGGGACCCCAATGCGGAGCATGAATTCCTTGCTTCGTATTCTCAACTGGAGCCGGGATGGGAGAGTATTATTGGGCAGTTGACATACCCTTCCTTTATTACCAATGAACGCTCGGAGGTACTTGCCTGGAATGAAGCTGCAAATACGAACCTGTTCAACTTTTCCTCCATGCATGTTCATGATCGTCTCATGATGCGAATTTTGTTTCTGGATACAACGCTTAGGGAACGCATGCATAACTGGGAAGAATTCGCGCGGCACTCGGTAGCCGTGTTTCGGACGTACTATGACAAGTATCAGGTTGATCCTCAATTTACCAAAATAGTGAAACAGTTGAGCGAAGAAAGTGTCGATTTTCAAACGATCTGGAACCTGCACCAAGTTGGATTGAAACAAGTCAATCGGGTCCAGCTTGAAACGACGGATCGGACAGATGGTATTGTGTATACGTACGATATCTTTTCCATGAATAATCTGAACAGCCAATCAGGTATTCATTGTTGTATCTACGTTCCTGTTGCCGTATAG
- a CDS encoding aldo/keto reductase encodes MKTRTLGSDNLQVSGLGLGVMMMPDNEESVHTIQGALDAGVTMFDTADLYGEYEKQRFGGNEKLLGRALKGRRADAIVATKFGITHTQGPKGDPAYIKKSVDASLYNLGMDYIDLYYQHRPDPNTPIEETVGTLSDLVQQGKIRYIGLSEASAETIRRANAVHPITALQTEYSLWSRELEDEILPLLNELNIGLVPYSPLGRGFLTGQIQSVDDLPEDDYRRHYPRFQGENFQKNLEVVHLIQDMAKQKGCTASQLALAWLLGKGEHIVPIPGTRSLERVHENLGALQVTITDDEMAEIERISPKGVAAGGRYPGIA; translated from the coding sequence ATCAAGACAAGGACGTTGGGAAGCGATAATTTGCAGGTATCCGGGCTTGGGCTAGGTGTGATGATGATGCCAGATAACGAAGAATCGGTACATACGATCCAGGGCGCGCTTGATGCAGGAGTAACGATGTTTGATACAGCGGACCTGTATGGTGAATACGAAAAGCAGCGGTTTGGTGGCAACGAGAAATTGCTTGGTCGTGCGCTTAAAGGGCGAAGAGCCGATGCGATTGTAGCAACCAAGTTCGGTATAACACATACCCAAGGCCCCAAGGGAGATCCGGCGTATATCAAAAAATCAGTGGATGCCAGTCTGTATAACCTGGGCATGGATTATATAGATCTCTATTATCAGCATCGACCTGATCCTAATACGCCAATTGAGGAAACCGTAGGAACACTTTCCGATCTGGTACAGCAGGGGAAAATCCGATATATAGGCTTGTCTGAAGCATCGGCAGAGACCATTCGTCGCGCGAATGCCGTTCATCCCATCACAGCACTCCAAACGGAGTATTCATTGTGGAGTCGTGAGCTGGAAGATGAGATATTGCCCTTGTTGAACGAGTTGAACATTGGGCTTGTACCCTACAGTCCATTGGGCCGTGGCTTCCTGACAGGCCAGATTCAATCGGTAGACGATCTGCCGGAAGACGATTATCGTCGTCATTATCCACGTTTCCAGGGTGAGAATTTCCAGAAAAATCTGGAGGTTGTGCACTTGATCCAGGACATGGCTAAGCAAAAAGGATGTACGGCTTCTCAGCTCGCACTCGCCTGGTTACTTGGAAAGGGAGAACATATCGTTCCCATCCCGGGTACTCGCAGTTTGGAGAGAGTTCACGAGAACCTTGGCGCCCTGCAGGTCACGATTACCGATGATGAAATGGCAGAGATTGAACGGATATCTCCCAAAGGAGTTGCTGCTGGAGGAAGATATCCGGGGATTGCCTGA
- the zwf gene encoding glucose-6-phosphate dehydrogenase — protein MEPTTIILFGATGDLAKRKIYPALYNLYIEQKLPESFSLIGLGRREWSDEFFQAQVEKSLNEFSRRPADPQVVKSFVQAFRYSVLNISHKEDYIELLNLVERREAELGIPSNRLFYLSVGPEFFEPIAENIQQSGLGSAEGWKRLVIEKPFGHDLPSARDLNRKLSEAFTEEEIYRIDHYLGKPMVQRLETLHQSNPIMKALWNNRYISNVQITANETVGVEERASYYDHVGAVRDMFQNHMLQLLMMMAIQLPYNSTTEKVGLKKKHIMESIEPLQKQNVGASVIRGQYAEGNIQGKSVIGYAAEPGVAENTMNDTFIAAKLQIDDFFWRGVPFYIRTGKRMKEKSTRIVIEFKEPSGQANVVNGSKPNLLVIEMSPDQSMTLQLNASDPQNKGEFKPVHIDLSPDREDLAEAYENLIHDALHGDPTFFAHWDEVELSWAWVQPILDAFQENLLPLHLYPAGSYGPAESDAMLAADGHHWWFDQPADQQAEDDIEVPLAVNANL, from the coding sequence ATGGAACCAACGACCATTATTTTATTTGGTGCGACTGGCGATTTAGCCAAAAGAAAAATATATCCTGCCTTATATAATTTATACATTGAGCAGAAACTTCCGGAATCCTTCTCGCTGATTGGCTTGGGGCGCAGAGAATGGTCTGATGAATTCTTTCAGGCTCAAGTGGAAAAATCATTAAATGAATTTTCCAGACGCCCGGCTGATCCTCAAGTGGTGAAGTCATTCGTGCAGGCTTTCCGTTATAGTGTATTGAATATAAGCCATAAGGAAGATTATATAGAGCTGTTGAATCTGGTTGAACGCAGAGAGGCAGAGCTTGGCATTCCGTCCAATCGCCTGTTCTACCTCTCGGTTGGTCCAGAATTCTTCGAACCCATCGCGGAGAACATTCAGCAAAGTGGACTTGGATCTGCGGAGGGTTGGAAACGCCTTGTCATCGAGAAGCCATTTGGACATGATCTGCCATCGGCTCGTGATCTGAATCGCAAATTAAGCGAGGCGTTTACTGAAGAAGAAATTTATCGGATTGACCATTATTTGGGCAAACCGATGGTACAGCGTCTTGAAACGTTGCATCAAAGCAATCCGATCATGAAGGCGTTGTGGAACAATCGTTATATCTCCAATGTGCAGATCACTGCGAATGAGACTGTTGGCGTGGAAGAACGGGCATCCTATTATGATCATGTAGGCGCCGTGCGTGACATGTTCCAGAATCATATGCTGCAATTGCTGATGATGATGGCCATTCAGCTCCCCTACAACAGCACCACGGAAAAAGTAGGCTTAAAGAAAAAGCATATTATGGAATCCATTGAGCCATTGCAAAAGCAGAACGTGGGTGCAAGTGTCATTCGCGGTCAGTATGCTGAAGGAAACATTCAAGGCAAATCCGTTATCGGCTATGCAGCTGAGCCGGGTGTTGCCGAGAATACGATGAATGATACGTTCATTGCTGCGAAACTGCAGATTGATGACTTCTTCTGGCGCGGCGTGCCTTTCTATATCCGCACAGGCAAACGAATGAAGGAGAAGTCAACTCGTATCGTCATTGAATTCAAGGAACCATCCGGTCAGGCTAACGTGGTTAACGGTTCCAAACCGAACCTGCTTGTTATTGAGATGAGCCCTGATCAGAGCATGACGTTGCAGCTTAATGCGAGCGATCCGCAAAACAAAGGCGAGTTCAAACCGGTTCATATCGATCTGTCACCGGATCGTGAGGATCTGGCGGAGGCCTATGAGAACCTGATTCATGATGCATTGCATGGCGATCCAACGTTCTTTGCCCATTGGGATGAGGTAGAACTGTCCTGGGCTTGGGTACAACCTATTCTGGATGCATTCCAGGAGAATTTGCTGCCACTTCATTTGTATCCGGCAGGAAGCTATGGACCAGCAGAGTCGGATGCGATGCTGGCAGCCGATGGGCACCACTGGTGGTTTGACCAACCTGCCGATCAACAGGCTGAAGATGATATTGAAGTTCCTCTGGCTGTTAATGCCAACCTGTAA
- a CDS encoding serine hydrolase domain-containing protein codes for MLHHIIPPLDLRSCLVSVRGELIYEHYRNQEAATHIAKINSCTKSVLSALICMAMDQGMLPEAGTPISTFFPQLESDPDPRKAEITLEQLLTMTAGFNWDEFGGQNSFPRMTRTDHWVNFALEQRLSHVPGTHMEYNSGVSQILSAILMQSTDMSVAEFAERYLFGPLEIQEYQWESDPQGVHTGGFGLKMLPKDLLKFGQLFLQQGMWNGQSLISKDLVSRSTKPAITVTPPNHGSYAWHLWVDVYSDETTSLSDASISSEQNLPPLDYYYARGFGGQFVYIVPALELVAVLTNDKRKKEKPPLDVFPKRIAPQLAKLL; via the coding sequence ATGTTGCATCACATCATCCCGCCGCTGGATCTGCGCAGCTGCCTTGTCAGCGTACGTGGTGAACTCATTTACGAGCACTATCGCAACCAAGAGGCTGCAACCCATATTGCTAAAATCAATTCATGTACCAAGAGTGTGCTGTCCGCACTTATCTGTATGGCGATGGATCAAGGGATGCTGCCCGAGGCAGGCACACCGATCTCCACTTTTTTCCCACAGCTGGAATCTGATCCTGACCCACGCAAAGCGGAAATTACATTGGAGCAGTTACTAACCATGACGGCCGGATTCAACTGGGACGAATTCGGAGGACAGAATTCATTTCCGCGCATGACGCGTACAGATCACTGGGTAAATTTTGCGTTGGAGCAACGCTTAAGTCATGTACCAGGTACACATATGGAGTACAATTCGGGAGTATCACAGATCTTGTCTGCCATCCTCATGCAAAGTACAGATATGTCGGTAGCTGAGTTCGCGGAACGTTATCTATTTGGCCCCTTAGAGATTCAAGAGTATCAATGGGAAAGCGACCCTCAGGGTGTTCATACCGGGGGGTTCGGCTTAAAAATGCTCCCGAAGGATTTGCTAAAATTCGGACAACTGTTTTTGCAACAAGGCATGTGGAACGGACAGTCGCTAATTTCGAAAGATCTTGTTAGCCGCTCTACCAAACCTGCGATTACGGTAACTCCACCCAATCATGGCAGCTATGCTTGGCATTTGTGGGTCGATGTCTATTCAGACGAGACCACTTCCTTATCTGATGCATCCATTTCATCGGAACAGAACCTGCCTCCACTGGATTATTACTATGCCCGCGGATTTGGCGGTCAATTTGTATATATCGTCCCGGCTCTGGAACTCGTTGCCGTGCTGACTAATGACAAACGAAAGAAAGAAAAACCTCCACTGGATGTGTTCCCCAAACGGATTGCACCTCAACTGGCGAAACTCTTATAA
- a CDS encoding SPFH domain-containing protein: MAIIDVIKYDGSPDVFAWKHPENELGTWTQLIVNQSQQAILFKDGRALDMFGPGRHTLSTANIPILNRIVNLPFGGKSPFAAEVWYVNQVSALDVKWGTANPIQIQDPKYNIIVPVRAFGQMGIKIADSRKFLVKLVGTLPEFNQVNMVNYFRGLIIMNINSMLSSYLIHRKVSVLEINAYIAEISRHFADTIASAFEEFGIELMNLYIHSVNLPEEDPSVIRLREALARKAEMDIIGYTYQQERSFDTLEGAAKNEGSMQSGLMGAGLGMGMGVGLGGTFGGEMSQMSRVMSTTETPGMRLCDHCHHPNQADASFCSKCGKTLGIETTVRDCNKCGYSMQKGTKFCPNCGDKYHACPSCGADNPENANECVQCHQPMPSPCPSCNHINLGNIKFCGNCGSSLVLKCNHCHHEVKPGQKFCLECGNKLQDGSDT; this comes from the coding sequence ATGGCCATTATTGACGTAATCAAGTATGACGGTTCACCTGATGTATTTGCTTGGAAGCATCCTGAGAACGAATTGGGAACATGGACCCAGTTGATTGTGAATCAATCCCAACAGGCAATCCTCTTTAAGGATGGAAGGGCGCTTGATATGTTCGGGCCAGGAAGACATACGCTAAGTACGGCGAATATCCCGATTTTAAATCGGATAGTTAACCTTCCGTTCGGAGGAAAATCACCTTTTGCAGCAGAAGTGTGGTATGTCAATCAAGTAAGTGCATTAGACGTGAAATGGGGAACAGCAAATCCAATTCAGATACAGGACCCAAAATATAATATTATCGTTCCTGTGAGAGCCTTTGGGCAGATGGGAATAAAAATAGCGGATTCTCGCAAATTTCTAGTTAAACTTGTGGGAACGCTGCCCGAATTCAACCAGGTTAATATGGTCAATTACTTTCGCGGGCTGATTATTATGAATATTAACTCGATGCTGTCTTCCTATCTAATACATAGAAAAGTAAGTGTACTGGAAATCAATGCTTATATCGCCGAAATATCACGACATTTTGCTGATACGATCGCATCTGCTTTTGAAGAGTTTGGTATTGAGTTAATGAACCTGTATATCCACAGTGTGAATCTGCCTGAAGAGGACCCCTCGGTCATTCGATTGAGAGAAGCGCTGGCACGCAAAGCCGAAATGGACATTATCGGGTACACCTATCAACAGGAGCGTTCATTCGATACGCTTGAAGGTGCAGCCAAAAATGAAGGAAGCATGCAATCTGGCTTAATGGGAGCTGGACTTGGAATGGGCATGGGGGTCGGCCTAGGTGGCACATTCGGGGGCGAAATGTCCCAGATGTCACGGGTAATGTCTACTACCGAAACACCAGGCATGCGCTTATGTGATCATTGTCATCACCCGAATCAGGCAGATGCTTCTTTTTGTAGTAAATGCGGCAAGACTTTGGGAATTGAAACAACAGTAAGGGACTGTAATAAATGTGGTTATTCCATGCAAAAAGGAACCAAATTTTGTCCTAATTGTGGAGACAAATACCATGCTTGTCCTTCTTGCGGAGCAGATAATCCAGAGAATGCCAATGAATGTGTTCAGTGTCATCAACCTATGCCAAGTCCATGTCCATCGTGTAATCATATCAATTTAGGCAATATCAAATTTTGTGGCAATTGTGGCTCCAGCCTGGTTTTGAAATGTAATCATTGTCATCACGAAGTGAAACCCGGTCAGAAGTTCTGTCTGGAGTGCGGCAACAAATTACAGGATGGGAGTGACACATAA
- a CDS encoding cupin domain-containing protein, with protein MINPILQSPNVQLAADSTAVVYYQRDSRNYVTQLFGEQLPTIKNGFFNVYMSKGIIVQPHWHTNVTEMIVLISGEITTSVFDPFKRERISYHLKPGQVSIFPQGWFHWFVAETDDVHLLTIFDQPTPDIVLGADFLAATPPEVAHRAYCIDEEAYAKAVASIKNDAILGPPIGCVDSVSDQAIKASKSSKGSQG; from the coding sequence ATGATTAATCCGATTCTGCAATCCCCGAATGTTCAACTGGCGGCCGATTCCACAGCGGTTGTATATTATCAGCGTGACTCGCGAAATTATGTTACCCAGTTGTTTGGGGAGCAGCTACCTACGATCAAGAATGGATTTTTTAATGTATACATGAGCAAAGGCATTATTGTTCAGCCTCACTGGCACACAAATGTGACCGAAATGATTGTTCTGATCAGTGGTGAGATCACTACCTCAGTCTTCGATCCGTTCAAGCGTGAGCGGATAAGTTATCACTTGAAGCCTGGTCAGGTGTCAATTTTCCCTCAAGGATGGTTCCATTGGTTTGTAGCAGAGACAGACGATGTGCACCTGTTAACGATATTTGACCAACCGACACCGGACATTGTTCTTGGGGCGGATTTCTTGGCTGCAACGCCACCAGAAGTTGCACATCGGGCATACTGCATTGATGAAGAGGCGTACGCCAAGGCAGTAGCCTCCATCAAGAATGACGCTATTTTGGGACCGCCAATCGGTTGTGTGGATTCCGTTTCAGATCAAGCGATCAAAGCCTCCAAATCATCCAAAGGCTCACAAGGATAA